In Phyllostomus discolor isolate MPI-MPIP mPhyDis1 chromosome 2, mPhyDis1.pri.v3, whole genome shotgun sequence, the following are encoded in one genomic region:
- the LOC114488952 gene encoding LOW QUALITY PROTEIN: small kinetochore-associated protein-like (The sequence of the model RefSeq protein was modified relative to this genomic sequence to represent the inferred CDS: deleted 1 base in 1 codon), with protein MQGHCSPGGFTDRTALGTLLASSILEAADLLGSAAVATEYVLNSNDKSCELEQQAPGAQPCHLVRMTSGAKTEYTLQPSSGLSSELPADAQIRAASKSLLPVKSKEVDVSRILHPGVSENDIMKIIKLKRDGQVKAADTAIKRNVKKSYKRLSKQKPEEELKDKNQLLEAINKQLHQKLTETQGELKDLTQKVELLEKFQDNCLAILERKGLNPDSETAESQEESSMDHADSMLLLETLQGELKLFNETAKKQMEDLQALKVKLKMKEEERAQFLEQQILCNSQVNDFTTALEEMEHLLEM; from the exons ATGCAGGGGCATTGCAGCCCAGGAGGCTTCACAGACCGGACTGCACTGGGCACCCTGCTGGCTTCT TCAATACTAGAGGCTGCAGATCTGCTTGGCAGTGCAGCAGTTGCCACAGAGTACGTTTTGAATTCTAACGACAAGAGTTGCGAGCTGGAGCAGCAGGCACCTGGGGCGCAGCCTTGCCACCTCGTTAGGATGACCAGC GGGGCTAAGACAGAGTACACACTGCAGCCCTCCTCAGGGCTGAGCAGCGAACTGCCCGCAGACGCACAAATTCGAGCAGCTTCTAAGAGCTTATTACCTGTTAAGTCTAAAGAAGTCGATGTTTCCCGAATTCTTCATCCAGGAGTTTCAGAGAATGATATTATGAAAATCATCAAACTGAAACGAGACGGGCAGGTAAAAGCTGCAGATACTGCCATCAAGAGGAATGTCAAAAAGAGCTACAAACGACTGAGTAAGCAGAAACCAGAGGAAGAACTCAAGGataagaaccagctcttagagGCCATCAACAAGCAGTTGCACCAGAAATTGACTGAAACTCAGGGAGAACTGAAGGACCTGACCCAAAAGGTAGAGCTGCTGGAGAAGTTTCAGGACAACTGTTTGGCAATTTTGGAGAGAAAGGGCCTTAATCCAGACAGTGAAACTGCCGAATCACAGGAAGAATCCAGCATGGACCACGCGGACTCCATGTTGCTGTTAGAAACTTTGCAAGGTGAACTGAAGCTTTTTAATGAAACAGCCAAAAAGCAGATGGAGGACTTACAGGCCTTAAAAGTAaagttgaagatgaaagaagaagagagggccCAGTTCCTGGAACAGCAGATCTTATGTAACAGTCAAGTAAATGATTTTACAACAGCCCTTGAGGAAATGGAGCACCTATTAGAAATGTGA